CACGGCTCGGGCAGCGCCTCGATCACGTGGACCTCGGACGCCGGCCGATCCTGCGCCGTGCGGTCGTCGACCGCCCTCTCGGCGACCGGACGGTGGGAGCCCACGTCGGTCAGATGCGGTCGTCGCGCAGGGCCTGCTCGATCCAGGGGATGACCTCGTCCAGCATCTGGTCGAGCGTCGTGGTCGCCTCGAAGCCGAGGACCTTGGCGGCCTTCTCGGTCGACGGCACGCGCTTCTGGACATCGTAGAGGTAGGCGTCGTCGGACACGGTGCGCAGGGGCACGTCGGGGCCCTTGATCTTGCGCCAGATGACCTCGGCCAGCTCCAGCACCGTGGTCGACGTGGCGGTGGACAGGTTGAAGTCCTCGTTGCGGGCGTCGGGGTGCTCCATGGCGGTGACGATGCCGGTGGCCAGGTCCCCGCCGTAGGTGTAGTGGCGCACCTGCGACCCGTCGCCCAGGATGTGCAGGGGGTCCTGGCCCTTGAGCACCTTC
The sequence above is drawn from the Acidimicrobiales bacterium genome and encodes:
- a CDS encoding GDP-mannose 4,6-dehydratase, with product KVLKGQDPLHILGDGSQVRHYTYGGDLATGIVTAMEHPDARNEDFNLSTATSTTVLELAEVIWRKIKGPDVPLRTVSDDAYLYDVQKRVPSTEKAAKVLGFEATTTLDQMLDEVIPWIEQALRDDRI